A single window of Uloborus diversus isolate 005 chromosome 5, Udiv.v.3.1, whole genome shotgun sequence DNA harbors:
- the LOC129222564 gene encoding uncharacterized protein LOC129222564, giving the protein MKHFVETVKKDSKGRYVVRLPWLENKEVLAENKEIAEKRCLITTQKLIKEGRFADYDNVFKEWLNENIIEEVPTDELKNDAHYLPHRGVFKKDSTTNVRPVFDASCKSKNSFSLNQCLEKGPNLIEEVPPLLMRFRKREIGVVSDIRKAFLQISVAEEDQDYLRFLWWEDYPGRKFKVYRHRRVVFELTSSPFLLIAVLKLVLDENKLRFPETVRKLEKSFYVDNCITSVSDEEELMKFIRKDKEMLSNSCFDLRGWEHTSITLTNDMVKPIPVLGLLWDNHADVLFCNVENINLKGEFITRRDILSAVHRIFDPIGVLCPVTVRLKLIVQESWTLKFGWDEI; this is encoded by the coding sequence ATGAAGCACTTTGTAGAAACCGTGAAGAAGGATTCGAAGGGGCGCTACGTAGTCAGATTGCCATGGCTGGAAAACAAAGAAGTTTTAGCTGAAAACAAAGAAATTGCTGAGAAAAGATGCCTTATCACTACGCAGAAACTTATTAAAGAAGGTCGTTTTGCTGATTATGACAATGTGTTTAAGGAATGGCTcaacgaaaatatcattgaagaAGTACCTACAGATGAACTAAAAAATGACGCACATTACTTACCTCACAGAGGCGTGTTTAAGAAAGATTCCACCACGAATGTGCGTCCTGTGTTTGATGCATCTTGCAAATCAAAGAACTCCTTTTCTCTAAATCAATGCTTAGAAAAGGGGCCTAATTTGATAGAGGAAGTTCCTCCATTATTGATGAGGTTCCGGAAAAGAGAAATTGGAGTTGTTTCAGATATCAGAAAAGCTTTCTTACAGATATCTGTAGCTGAGGAGGACCAAGACTACTTACGATTCTTGTGGTGGGAGGATTATCCAGgaagaaaatttaaagtataCCGTCATCGACGTGTAGTATTTGAACTAACTAGCAGTCCGTTTCTTCTAATAGCTGTTTTGAAATTGGTGTTGGATGAGAATAAACTTCGTTTTCCAGAAACTGTAAGAAAATTAGAGAAATCCTTTTACGTAGATAATTGTATCACCTCCGTATCCGACGAGGAGGAACTCATGAAATTTATTCGAAAAGACAAAGAGATGTTATCTAACAGCTGTTTCGATTTAAGGGGTTGGGAACATACCTCTATAACACTTACAAACGATATGGTAAAACCTATACCTGTTCTTGGTCTATTGTGGGATAATCATGCAGACGTTCTATTTTGCAatgtagaaaatattaatttgaaaggAGAATTTATCACCAGAAGAGATATACTTTCTGCAGTACATAGAATTTTTGATCCGATAGGTGTGTTGTGTCCAGTGACCGTCCGTTTGAAACTTATTGTACAGGAAAGTTGGACACTAAAGTTTGGATGGGATGAAATATGA